From Macaca fascicularis isolate 582-1 chromosome 14, T2T-MFA8v1.1, a single genomic window includes:
- the MSANTD4 gene encoding myb/SANT-like DNA-binding domain-containing protein 4: MKQLKRKRKSNFSVQETQTLLKEITKRKEVIFSKQLNTTINVMKRMAWEEIAQCVNAVGEGEQRTGTEVKRRYLDWRALMKRKRMKANIKLVGSGFPLPSSDLDDSLTEEIDEKIGFRNDANFDWQNVADFRDAGGSLTEVKVEEEERDPQSPEFEIEEEEEMLSSVIPDSRRENELPDFPHIDEFFTLNSTPSRSAYDEPHLLVNIEKQKLELEKRRLDIEAERLQVEKERLQIEKERLRHLDMEHERLQLEKERLQIEREKLRLQIVNSEKPSLENELGQGEKSMLQPQDIETEKLKLERERLQLEKDRLQFLKFESEKLQIEKERLQVEKDRLRIQKEGHLQ, translated from the exons ATGAAgcagttgaaaagaaaaaggaaaagcaattttAGTGTTCAAGAAACTCAGACCCTTttgaaagaaattacaaaaaggaaagaagtcattTTTTCCAAACAGCTCAATACAACAATTAACGTGATGAAGCGAATGGCTTGGGAAGAGATTGCACAGTGTGTGAATGCTGTAGGAGAAGGAGAACAGAGGACAGGGACAGAGGTGAAAAGAAGGTACCTTGACTGGCGAGCACTTATGAAGAGAAAGAGGATGAAGGCCAACATTAAGCTGGTCGGTTCGGgatttccccttccctcctctgatTTAGATGACTCTCTCACTGAAGAGATAGATGAAAAGATTGGATTCCGAAATGATGCAAATTTTGACTGGCAAAATGTGGCAGATTTCAGGGATGCAGGTGGATCCTTAACCGAGGTCAaggtggaagaggaagaaagggatcCGCAGAGTCCTGAA TTTGaaattgaggaggaggaagaaatgttGTCATCCGTCATACCAGAttccaggagagaaaatgaaCTTCCCGATTTCCCCCACATTGATGAGTTTTTTACCCTTAACTCAACACCATCTAGATCTGCATATGATGAGCCTCATTTGCTTGTAAATATTGAGAAACAGAAACTAGAGTTAGAAAAACGACGACTGGATATTGAGGCTGAAAGACTGCAGGTAGAAAAGGAACGCCTACAAATTGAGAAAGAGAGGCTGCGGCATTTAGACATGGAGCATGAGCGACTTCAGCTGGAGAAGGAGCGGCTGCAGATTGAAAGAGAGAAGTTGAGGTTACAGATAGTCAATTCAGAGAAACCATCCTTGGAAAATGAACTTGGTCAAGGAGAAAAATCCATGCTTCAACCACAGGACATAGAAACAGAGAAGTTAAAACTTGAGCGAGAACGCTTGCAACTAGAAAAGGATAGACTGCAGTTTTTGAAATTTGAATCTGAGAAACTGCAGATTGAAAAGGAACGCTTACAAGTAGAGAAAGACAGACTTCGAATTCAGAAAGAAGGACACTTGCAGTGA